GCAGTGCAGTCTCCAAAAGGGGCAGCTGCGGGCTAATGCGCTGATAGACATCCTCTGCCAAAACCAGCGCGTTAACTTTATCGTTAAGCGCTTTCAGGATCCGGTTCTGATCGTCAATCTTTTTGCGCAGCCCCAGAATAATATTGATTGTCGGCGACAGGGCAAACAAAATCAGGAAAGTGATTAAAATCAACGAGGCAATCAGGGCAAAATAACTGCGGACAACCGGATCCGTCAGGACAGGCTGGATGTAGGCAAAGTAGCGCCGGTATCGGGCTGAATTACTGCTTGTGGCCATAGTCTGCTTTCAAAGAAAAATCAACAACACCGTAAACATCCTTCTTAGCGATCCGCTCGACATTAATATTGGAAAAGTTCGGTGAGTTTTGAAACCCGGTTACCATGGTTTCCAAAAGATTTTCGTCGGCGCTTCCGGCAAAGGCAATCATTTGCGGGTTAATGCTCAGCTGAACCAAAGTTACTCCATTGGGAATCAGTTTTTTAGTCTGATCGTAAACCGTCAGAGTAGAAGTTGCTTTTTCCAGCTGGCCGGCTTTGTCTACCTTGTCCGAAACTGTCCGAAATTCTTTCTCAAAATCCGCCAGGGCCAAAACAACCGCCTTTTGCCGGTCAATTTTGTCGTTTAAATCCGCCACCACCGTATCCAGCCAAAAGCGGGATAAAAAGGCCCCGATAACAATTAATTCTGTTAAAACTACAATCCGCCGGCCCCAGGTCAGCGCCCATTTAATAAATTTTCCTCCCGAGGTGTTTTCCAGTTCATCCCCAGACAACAGATTTAATTCCGGTGTGGGAAATTTTTCCTCCGGCATAACTTTAATCAGAATAGATTATCCGAGGCAAAGAATCAATGTAGCAGAAGAAAAAATCCGGAGCTATTTCTTGGCAGTTTTCGTCTTGGCAGCTTTTGGTTTAGCTTCGCCTTTGGCTTTAGTCTCAGTTTTGGGCAAACGCTTAGACAGCCGGCTCTTTAGACGGGCTGCTTTATTTTTGTGAATCACGTTATTTTTTGCCGCCTTATCCAAAGCGGATACCGCCTTTGAGTAGGCCGCTACCGTCGGGTTTTTTTTAAAGGCATCGATCAGTTCTTTGACCTGCTTTTTGACCCCACGGTTCTGGGCCTCGTGACTTCGGGCCTGTTTTAATTTCTTAATGGCTGACTGGATTACTGGCATATGTTAATTCTGATTTTAGCATAGTACAATGCTTCGTAGCAATGGTTAACAACCTGATTAAAAACGGCCGGGATCTTCTCTTTAGGCGCCAAACAAATATCCTTTCTGCCGCCACGGTTATTGCCGCCGCCGTTTTGCTCTCCCGTCTCCTGGGTCTTTTTAAATACCGTCTCTTGACCGGCCGGTTTTCCGTTTCGGATATCGGAGTTTTCATTACTGCTTTCCGTTTGCCCAACACCGTCTTTGATCTGATTGTTATGGGCGCTTTGACGACTGCTTTTATCCCGGTTTTTACTTCATACATTGCCAAAGATAAAACTGAAGATGCCAACCGCATCGCCTCAACTGTCTTAAATCTGAGTATCCTCATTTTTCTTCTTTTTTCTTTCCTGTTTTTCGTTTTTACCGACCCGCTGATGCATCTTATTGCCCCGGGCCTGTCGCCACGGGAAATGTCTTTAGCCATTCCTTTCACCCGGATCATGCTTTTGGGCCAAACCCTGCCGCTCATTTTAGGCAACTTCTTGACCGGAATCCTGCAATCACACAAGCGGTTTCTGGTTCCGGCTCTGGCTCCGGTGGTCTATAACATCGGCATAATTTTGGGCATTCTTTTCCTGTCGCCGAGTTTAGGGTTGTATGGTGCGGTTTGGGGCGTGGTTCTGGGTGCGTTTCTTTTCATGCTGATCCAGATTCCCCTGTGCGCCCATTTGGATTTTCATTATCAGCTTAAGTTTGACCTGAGACATCCCGGCGTAACCGAAATCGGCCGACTGATTGTCCCGCGCACTTTGGGCCTGGCCGTGACCCAGTTGAACTATTTTGCCAACCTGGCTATTTCTTCCTTAATTTCCACCCGGGCGATCACCATCTTTTCTTTTGCCCAGCAACTGGAACAACTCCCTATCGGGGTTTTTGCTGCTACTATCGCTCAGGCCGCTTTGCCAACTTTATCTGAAGAACATGGCAAAGATGATAATTTTGCTAACTTTAAAAAAACTTTTCTTACCTCGCTCCACCAGATTCTGTTTCTGGTTTGCCCGGCCGCGGCCATTCTGATTGTTTTGCGCATTCCGATCGTTCGCCTGGTTTACGGAGCTTCCAAGTTTGACTGGCCGGCAACTGTCGAAACCGGCCGGACCCTGGCTTTTTTAAGCATTGGCTTAATTGCCGAAGCGGCCATCAATTTATTAGTCCGGGGATTTTATGCGTTGCATAACAGCAAAACCCCGGTGATTGTGGGCAGCCTGACTGTTTTACTTAATATTGCCCTGTCCTTTAGTTTTATTTTCCTATTTCCCATCTGGGGAAAATCGGTTCTCGGTCTGGCTGCCGCTTCCGCCATCGCCGATAGTCTTTACGCCTTAATTTTAATTTACCTGCTTAACCGGGCCGTCCATTCCTTCGAGCCGCAAGCGTTGCTTTTGCCCGCCGGCAAAATTCTCTTTGCCGCCGCCTTGACCGGTTTTTCCCTCTATGTTCCCATGAAACTTTTAGACCAGCTGGTTTTTGACACCACCCGCACCGCGCCGTTAATTATGCTTTCCGCCACTGTCAGTCTGATCGGCTTAACCGTTTATCTCTTTTTAACCTGGGTTCTCCAAATCGAAGAACTGAAGTCTTTCCTGAGCCTGTTTGGCCAGCTCGGGCATGTCTTCTTTGCTGCCGAAGATCAGGTGGAACGGGCGGTTTCCGATGTCGTCACCGAGACCGCTCCGGTGGAAATTCCCCCACAAACTCCCGAAGTAAGGTAAAATTAGCCTCATGGATCAAAAGCTCATCCGCAATTTTGCCATTATTGCGCACATCGACCACGGAAAATCGACCCTGGCCGACCGATTTTTGGAACTGACCGGCACTGTTGACCGGCGAAATCTCGTGGAACAAACCCTCGATACTCACCCGGTTTCCCGACAGCGCGGGATTACGATACGGCTTTCGCCTGTGACCATGAATTTCAAATTTCAAAATTCAAATTTCAAATTGAATTTGATTGACACTCCCGGCCATGTGGATTTTTCCTATGAAGTCGAGCGCAGTCTGGCTGCTTGCGAAGGGGCGATTTTATTAGTCGATGCCACTCAAGGCATTCAGGCTCAGACTCTTTCTCATTTTGATAAAGCCAAAAAATTAGGGTTAAAAATTATTCCGGCCATTAACAAAATCGACATGCCCAACACCCGGGTGGAAGAAACTATTGCCGAGCTGGCTCAATTAGTCCAATTAGACAAATCCGCAATTTTTAAAATCTCTGCCAGAACCGGAGACGGAGTAAAAGCGTTATTGGAAGAAGTTATCAAAAATGTTCCTCCGCCGGCCGGTAATCCTGATGGCCCTACCAAAACTCAGATCTTTTCTTCGCAATATAACCAACAGCGCGGCGTCGTGGCTTTCGTTAAAGTTCTGGAGGGAAAACTGACCGGCGAGGTCGGCCACTTCACTCCGTTCATGACCCCGGCCCCATATCTCTCTACAGGCGAAGTCGGTTACCTGTTAACCAACATTAAAGATCCGGAAAAAATCCACCTGTGGGAAGGCTACCAGCCGCCTAAACCCATGGTCTTCGTCAGTTTTTTTCCGGTTAATCAGGATGAATTCAATTTACTTGAGGACGCTTTAAAAAAGCTGCGCCTCAACGACGCGGCCATTACTTTTTCCCCTACCAGTTCCAAAGCCTTGGGGCGAGGTTTTCGCTGCGGTTTCCTGGGTCATTTGCACGCTGAGGTCTCCCAGGAAAGATTAGAAACTGACTTTAATCTCTCAATTATTGCCACCGCTCCGACTGTAGAGTACAAGATTTTGGGTGACAGCGAGACGAATTCCTTAACTCCGAGCGGCCACCTCGGCGGAGCCGCGAGCCATGAGCCAGAAGCGAATAGCTCGTTTGCAGCGCAGGAAGTTAAGGATGGTCGAGCTGGCAGGACCCAAAATCTTTGGGCAGAGCCTTGGATCAAAGCAACAATTATTACGCCTCAGGCTTATGTCGGTGCAGTCATTACCCTTTGTGAAGAACGCCGGGGAAAACTGATAAACATGGAGTACCACGGCACCGGGGTCACTTTATTTTACGAACTGCCCTTGGCGGAAATCATTACCGATTTTTTTGACCAGTTAAAAAGCAAGTCATCAGGCTTTGCCAGTTTTGATTACGAATTCTGGGAATACCGGCCTTTTGACGCCGTACAACTGGTTATCCTGATTAATCATGAATCTATTGACGCTTTTTCTCAGATGATGGAAAAGACCCGGGCGGAAAAATTCGGAAAGAGAATCGTAGAAAAACTGGCGGAAATCATTCCCCGCCAACAAATTCCTATTCCTATCCAGGCAAGTATTAATGGTCAGGTCGTCGCCCGGGCGGACATTAAGTCTTTCCGTAAAGATGTCACGGCGAAATTATACGGCGGAGATGTTACCCGGCGGATGAAATTATTGGAAAAACAAAAAAAAGGCAAGGAAAAGATGAAGCAAATCGGTAAGGTCCAAATCCCGGGTGATACCTTCCTCAAGGTCTTCAAAACATGATATTCTGAAAGCGATGAAGATCGGTCTGGCCGTTCTTATTTTGCTGTTATTTGTTCTTGTTCCTAAACCCGTGCTGGCTGATGCCGATTTTTGTCCCGGTCCGGGAAATAATCTCATTGACAATATCAGCCCGCAGGTTCTGGAAAATTTGCATACCAACGCCGGCAGTCCCAACTGTTGGCTCACGGCTACTTTTCTTCTGCGCACCAACGACCTTTCCAGCCCCAATTTGAAAATTTTTTTCCAGAAAGCGGCGGAAAATAAAATCTTTCCCATCATCAGAATCGGCACGGAAAATAGCGGTTCTAAATGGCCGGCTTTTACCACCCAACTCGCCCAAACTGACGCGACTTATTTAAATCAGGCCGTGGCCGCCTCCGGTTTTCCCAAAGAGATTTATGTGGAAATGGGCAATGAAGTAAATGCCGCTGACGAATGGGGCGGTAATCCGAGTCCGGAAAGTTATGCCGCCACTTTTATTCCGTTTGCCGAAAATCTTTCCGCCGTGAAAATAATGCTGCCCCCTTTAATTCTTAACCCGGCGGCAGCTATCGACTACAACACCTATTATCTGAAGCTCAAACAAGCTCTCGACCAGCAACTGTCACAAAAATTCAGCTGCAGTTTGGATATTGATCCTCTCGACCGGTGCCGTCAAAAGATTGACGACTGGCTGGATACCAATATTTCCGCTTACGCCTTAAATCTTTATCCACCCCCGGGTGTTGAAGACACGGGACAAAAGACCGGCTATATTTTGGCGGACAAAGACAAAGTCCTGAAGGCCTTGCAGGACACAGGCTTTAAAATTGACAGTAAAAAATTTCTCATTACAGAAATTGGTCTGGCCAACGGTGTCTATCCTCCACCGGCCGGAGAGCAAGCCTGTCATTTTTATCAGGCCATTTTAAATTCCAGCCAGGGAAACAACTTCCTGGCGGCCACTATCTACTCGCGTGATGACCGACTGCGGGTTCACGCGTACTACTATCCCACCGGCGCTTGTTCTTCCAGTACCGAGTATGACAAAGGCAACGAAAAAAGCGTCATTAATCTTGGCGGCTCAGTTACTTATGGTTCCGGTAGTGGCTACCCACAGGATACCAGCATTGTTTATCCTCCTTTGGGTTCTTTAGAGCAATGTCCGGATGCTACCAAGGCCCAAACCACTCAAACCTGTTCGCCGACCAACCAACCGGGCAACATTTGTAATTCCGAATGCAGTCCGCCGCTGGAAATTGACCAGAATCTGCAACTTTCCGATACCGGCAGTTGTTTGACTAACGGCTCAGGCACCTGCTACGCCCAAATTAAAATCCAGGACAATAAGATTCCGGTGCCGGGACAAATCCAGCAGTTGGGCGATTATTTTGAAAGATTGGTGCCCTATTTTACTTCTCCGACCCAGCAAAACGACTTGCGCTGTAAATTCATTAAATATGTCAAGGACAATCCCAATTCCAAATATAAAGATCTGAAAATCGACGGGAAACTGGTTTCATCTCTGCCTTGCGATCCGACCCTTGCCGGCTGGTCCCAAATCCCGCTTGTCCCCAATGACGATTCTCTGGGCAAGATCGAATTTGTCAGTCCCAGTCTGGCCACTGTTCAGCCCGTCACCGTTTCCCTGCCGGAAATCCAACGACTGAACCTCTCCACTAAAATTTTGCAGCAAGCTCTGGTGCCAACCCAAACCTATCAACCTAAAACCTACGGCAAAGCTATTACTTTAAATTTGGAAAACAACGCCTGTAATCCGACGCCGACCTGGGAAAATCTTTACGGCGCCGATCTGGATCGGGGCGTCAGCTGTAACTTCGGCAATTTAAAACCGCTGGCCGGGCAAGATAATCTTTCCGGTTGCGTTCTTTTGCCAGACGGCACTTTGGAATGTCAGCGCAACGAAGCCGGAGGGACTCCGGGTTATCGTCAGGT
The Patescibacteria group bacterium genome window above contains:
- a CDS encoding PilN domain-containing protein, with the translated sequence MPEEKFPTPELNLLSGDELENTSGGKFIKWALTWGRRIVVLTELIVIGAFLSRFWLDTVVADLNDKIDRQKAVVLALADFEKEFRTVSDKVDKAGQLEKATSTLTVYDQTKKLIPNGVTLVQLSINPQMIAFAGSADENLLETMVTGFQNSPNFSNINVERIAKKDVYGVVDFSLKADYGHKQ
- the rpsT gene encoding 30S ribosomal protein S20 encodes the protein MPVIQSAIKKLKQARSHEAQNRGVKKQVKELIDAFKKNPTVAAYSKAVSALDKAAKNNVIHKNKAARLKSRLSKRLPKTETKAKGEAKPKAAKTKTAKK
- the murJ gene encoding murein biosynthesis integral membrane protein MurJ → MVNNLIKNGRDLLFRRQTNILSAATVIAAAVLLSRLLGLFKYRLLTGRFSVSDIGVFITAFRLPNTVFDLIVMGALTTAFIPVFTSYIAKDKTEDANRIASTVLNLSILIFLLFSFLFFVFTDPLMHLIAPGLSPREMSLAIPFTRIMLLGQTLPLILGNFLTGILQSHKRFLVPALAPVVYNIGIILGILFLSPSLGLYGAVWGVVLGAFLFMLIQIPLCAHLDFHYQLKFDLRHPGVTEIGRLIVPRTLGLAVTQLNYFANLAISSLISTRAITIFSFAQQLEQLPIGVFAATIAQAALPTLSEEHGKDDNFANFKKTFLTSLHQILFLVCPAAAILIVLRIPIVRLVYGASKFDWPATVETGRTLAFLSIGLIAEAAINLLVRGFYALHNSKTPVIVGSLTVLLNIALSFSFIFLFPIWGKSVLGLAAASAIADSLYALILIYLLNRAVHSFEPQALLLPAGKILFAAALTGFSLYVPMKLLDQLVFDTTRTAPLIMLSATVSLIGLTVYLFLTWVLQIEELKSFLSLFGQLGHVFFAAEDQVERAVSDVVTETAPVEIPPQTPEVR
- the lepA gene encoding translation elongation factor 4, coding for MDQKLIRNFAIIAHIDHGKSTLADRFLELTGTVDRRNLVEQTLDTHPVSRQRGITIRLSPVTMNFKFQNSNFKLNLIDTPGHVDFSYEVERSLAACEGAILLVDATQGIQAQTLSHFDKAKKLGLKIIPAINKIDMPNTRVEETIAELAQLVQLDKSAIFKISARTGDGVKALLEEVIKNVPPPAGNPDGPTKTQIFSSQYNQQRGVVAFVKVLEGKLTGEVGHFTPFMTPAPYLSTGEVGYLLTNIKDPEKIHLWEGYQPPKPMVFVSFFPVNQDEFNLLEDALKKLRLNDAAITFSPTSSKALGRGFRCGFLGHLHAEVSQERLETDFNLSIIATAPTVEYKILGDSETNSLTPSGHLGGAASHEPEANSSFAAQEVKDGRAGRTQNLWAEPWIKATIITPQAYVGAVITLCEERRGKLINMEYHGTGVTLFYELPLAEIITDFFDQLKSKSSGFASFDYEFWEYRPFDAVQLVILINHESIDAFSQMMEKTRAEKFGKRIVEKLAEIIPRQQIPIPIQASINGQVVARADIKSFRKDVTAKLYGGDVTRRMKLLEKQKKGKEKMKQIGKVQIPGDTFLKVFKT